One genomic window of Aliiroseovarius sp. M344 includes the following:
- a CDS encoding SIS domain-containing protein: MSIETKTHGHLMASESAEALDVFCRAATQEVDAGGLAKAKVIFTIARGSSDAAANILSYEMMRELSVPVTSLPPSVFSLGKGVSMDGFGALVISQSGASDDLVRAAKGARANGASVVAITNQPDSAVEAVSEITVPIGAGPELAVPATKTVIGSVAAGMALLGGIVPDYAARTAASVAGLKDTSTTHPRAKALQAALLRARNVYVIGRDTGHGAAIEVALKLKECCALHAEAYSASEVLHGPLQLATNPLMVLILDTGSDHIQDSLDQAEARFKSVGCDVHRISPADIGVSDLIPAAAAAVLLGVMYPIILNTALALGLDPDAPETLTKVTQTT, encoded by the coding sequence ATGAGCATTGAGACAAAAACCCACGGGCATCTGATGGCATCTGAAAGCGCCGAGGCGTTGGATGTGTTTTGCCGCGCCGCCACGCAAGAAGTTGACGCCGGCGGCTTGGCCAAGGCCAAGGTGATCTTCACCATTGCGCGCGGATCGTCGGACGCGGCGGCCAACATCCTGTCCTATGAAATGATGCGCGAGTTGTCGGTGCCGGTGACGTCGCTTCCGCCTTCGGTGTTTTCGCTGGGTAAGGGTGTCAGTATGGACGGCTTCGGCGCGCTTGTAATCAGCCAGTCGGGGGCCAGTGATGACCTGGTTCGGGCCGCCAAAGGTGCGCGCGCCAATGGGGCCAGCGTGGTTGCGATCACCAACCAGCCCGACAGCGCGGTCGAAGCCGTGTCGGAAATCACCGTGCCCATCGGGGCAGGGCCAGAACTGGCGGTTCCCGCGACAAAAACTGTTATTGGGTCGGTCGCCGCTGGCATGGCGCTGCTGGGTGGTATCGTGCCCGATTATGCCGCCAGAACTGCAGCATCTGTGGCCGGGTTGAAAGACACATCGACCACCCATCCGCGCGCCAAAGCGCTGCAAGCGGCCCTGTTGCGGGCGCGCAATGTCTATGTGATCGGACGCGATACCGGTCACGGTGCGGCGATCGAGGTGGCATTGAAGTTGAAGGAATGCTGTGCCTTGCATGCCGAGGCCTATTCGGCCTCCGAAGTGCTGCATGGCCCGTTGCAATTGGCGACCAACCCGTTGATGGTGCTGATCCTCGACACCGGATCCGATCATATTCAGGACAGTCTTGATCAGGCCGAAGCCCGGTTCAAAAGCGTCGGGTGCGACGTGCATCGTATCTCGCCTGCTGATATTGGCGTGTCTGACCTGATCCCGGCGGCCGCGGCAGCGGTTTTGCTGGGCGTGATGTACCCGATTATCCTGAACACAGCCCTTGCGCTGGGTCTGGACCCGGACGCCCCTGAAACCCTTACGAAAGTGACACAGACAACATGA
- a CDS encoding Gfo/Idh/MocA family protein codes for MKVVTAGVGLRAGHVLSILKETMPEVEFVGYFDPQPSHLDMIGADIPRFDDVAGMLADTKPDLFFVGSPNCFHLEHIKLGLEAGVRIFTEKPVVTTRADTFELARLLAKYGTDQVMVGLVLRYSQHMVDLRAVLDQLGPITSLEANEHIPPYHGAFFMRDWRRKSVLSGGFMLEKCCHDLDIYNMVTHSRPMQVASFGGKKSFVPEFAPTSNVETEISQRKTSVWESAPDPYNSDGDIIDFQTAILNYESGASMSFHTNLNAPDDHRRFCVFGALGMAEGDFVRGYLKATARDGTIIADHDYTKMDQKHASAHYGADHMMVADIVAFLRGETDSLPVGVVDALEAGLAAMALDEARMSGGVVDLRSTWEEFDSFGLRT; via the coding sequence ATGAAAGTTGTCACCGCTGGCGTGGGCCTGCGCGCAGGCCACGTCCTTTCCATTCTGAAAGAGACCATGCCAGAGGTCGAGTTTGTCGGTTATTTTGACCCGCAACCGTCCCATCTGGACATGATTGGCGCTGATATCCCCCGGTTTGACGACGTCGCGGGAATGCTCGCCGACACCAAGCCTGACTTGTTCTTCGTCGGCTCGCCCAATTGCTTTCACCTTGAGCATATCAAGCTGGGGCTGGAAGCGGGCGTGCGGATATTCACCGAAAAACCGGTGGTAACCACGCGCGCGGACACGTTCGAGCTGGCGCGCCTTCTGGCCAAATACGGCACCGATCAGGTGATGGTCGGGTTGGTGTTGCGCTATTCGCAACACATGGTCGATCTGCGCGCCGTGCTGGACCAGCTTGGTCCCATCACATCACTGGAAGCAAACGAACATATCCCACCCTATCATGGTGCGTTTTTCATGCGCGACTGGCGGCGCAAAAGCGTGTTGTCCGGTGGCTTCATGTTGGAAAAATGCTGCCACGATCTGGATATCTATAACATGGTAACCCACTCACGGCCCATGCAGGTGGCGAGCTTTGGCGGCAAGAAGTCTTTTGTCCCAGAGTTCGCGCCGACCTCCAATGTGGAAACCGAAATTTCGCAGCGTAAGACCAGCGTTTGGGAAAGCGCGCCCGACCCCTACAATTCGGACGGCGATATCATCGATTTCCAGACGGCGATCCTGAATTATGAAAGCGGGGCGTCGATGTCGTTCCACACCAACCTGAACGCGCCCGATGACCACCGGCGGTTTTGCGTGTTTGGGGCCCTCGGGATGGCCGAGGGCGATTTTGTGCGCGGCTATCTGAAAGCGACGGCGCGCGACGGGACCATCATCGCGGATCACGACTATACCAAGATGGACCAAAAACATGCCTCGGCGCATTACGGGGCAGATCACATGATGGTGGCCGATATCGTCGCCTTCCTGCGCGGCGAGACGGACAGCCTGCCTGTCGGTGTCGTCGATGCGCTTGAAGCCGGTCTGGCTGCAATGGCGCTGGACGAGGCACGGATGAGCGGTGGCGTGGTCGATCTGCGCAGCACCTGGGAAGAATTTGACAGTTTTGGACTACGTACATGA
- a CDS encoding ROK family protein, with protein MIATGIDLGGTKIEVQLFGDDWSVAHRHRVSTPTEYEPLVRAIADQIRWADDLAGGAVPVGVGAAGLLNPATGLALTANLPASGKPFQRDIEAAIGRPITYVNDCRAMALSEAIFGVGQGQRTVVALILGTGIGGGIAVDGSILQGPTMTGGEFGHTAAPAHLVAKYDLPVVTCGCGRQGCVETYIAGPGMCRLAKALTGEDIDPPQIAARRTGDMAQVWSVWCEMTAELLHTITMTVDPNLIILGGGLSQIDGVVEDLTAAALRVQIGDFGSAKLVLAEGGDSSGARGAAYAAWQTQGAQHG; from the coding sequence ATGATTGCAACCGGCATTGACCTTGGCGGCACCAAGATCGAGGTGCAATTGTTTGGCGACGACTGGAGCGTCGCGCATCGCCATCGCGTGTCGACGCCGACCGAATATGAACCGCTTGTTAGAGCCATAGCCGACCAAATTCGCTGGGCCGATGACCTAGCAGGCGGGGCCGTTCCCGTGGGCGTCGGTGCCGCCGGGCTTCTGAACCCGGCGACGGGGCTTGCTCTGACGGCAAATCTTCCGGCGTCCGGCAAACCGTTTCAGCGCGATATCGAGGCTGCGATCGGGCGTCCGATCACCTATGTGAACGATTGTCGCGCCATGGCCTTGTCCGAGGCGATCTTTGGCGTCGGGCAGGGGCAGCGCACGGTTGTTGCCCTGATCCTTGGCACTGGCATTGGTGGCGGGATCGCCGTGGATGGCTCTATCCTGCAAGGCCCGACCATGACCGGGGGCGAGTTCGGCCACACCGCCGCCCCTGCGCATCTGGTTGCCAAATACGATCTACCGGTCGTCACTTGCGGTTGCGGTCGGCAGGGCTGTGTCGAGACTTATATTGCGGGGCCGGGGATGTGCCGTCTGGCCAAAGCACTGACCGGTGAGGATATCGATCCGCCCCAGATTGCGGCCCGTCGCACCGGCGATATGGCGCAGGTCTGGTCGGTCTGGTGCGAGATGACGGCCGAGCTGTTGCACACGATCACTATGACCGTTGATCCCAATCTGATCATTCTGGGTGGCGGTCTTAGCCAGATTGACGGCGTGGTTGAAGACCTGACTGCCGCTGCGCTGCGGGTTCAGATTGGCGATTTTGGATCCGCGAAACTGGTTTTGGCGGAAGGCGGCGACAGCAGCGGTGCGCGCGGCGCGGCCTATGCCGCGTGGCAGACCCAAGGCGCGCAACATGGATGA
- the nagA gene encoding N-acetylglucosamine-6-phosphate deacetylase has translation MMDQWITPDRLFDGRDLYTGKALRISDGRVVDMADAPKDAIAVSGLLTPGFVDLQVNGGGGVQLNSTPTVDGMQTIADAHRRFGTVAVLPTVITDLPDVTDRAADAAIAAKGQRGIIGLHIEGPHIAMARRGTHSPDLVRPLDARTMNTVARLREAGVSVMTTLAPEAASLDQIEQLVKLGAVVSLGHTDATAEMMVAAFKAGANCATHLFNAMSPMVGREPGAVGAVINSTCYSGIICDGHHVADEMVGLAIRARPVPDRMFLVSDAMATVGGPAHFNLYGQDITLKDGRLINAEGSLAGAHVTQAEGVKRLVDRTGTSLTEALRMATSVPAECIGHPDIGRLDGRLAEDLILLDHDLLVTTDLATLLNEPDGALAAG, from the coding sequence ATGATGGACCAATGGATCACCCCCGACCGCCTGTTTGATGGCCGCGATTTGTATACCGGCAAGGCGTTGCGGATCAGCGACGGCCGCGTTGTCGACATGGCGGATGCGCCGAAGGATGCCATTGCGGTCTCTGGGCTGCTCACCCCCGGTTTTGTTGATTTGCAGGTCAATGGCGGGGGCGGGGTGCAATTGAACTCGACCCCGACGGTGGACGGGATGCAGACCATTGCGGATGCGCATCGACGTTTTGGCACCGTGGCGGTCCTGCCCACGGTGATCACCGACCTGCCGGATGTGACCGACCGCGCCGCTGATGCCGCAATTGCTGCAAAAGGGCAGCGGGGCATTATCGGGCTGCATATCGAAGGGCCACATATCGCGATGGCGCGACGTGGCACGCATTCGCCAGACCTTGTGCGTCCACTGGATGCGCGCACCATGAACACCGTGGCGCGTCTGCGCGAAGCGGGTGTATCAGTCATGACGACACTGGCCCCAGAGGCCGCGTCACTGGACCAGATTGAACAACTGGTAAAACTGGGCGCTGTGGTTTCGCTAGGTCATACAGATGCCACGGCAGAGATGATGGTTGCAGCCTTCAAGGCGGGCGCGAACTGTGCCACCCATCTGTTCAACGCCATGTCCCCGATGGTGGGGCGCGAACCCGGCGCTGTCGGCGCCGTGATCAATTCGACCTGCTATAGCGGCATTATCTGCGACGGACATCACGTGGCGGACGAGATGGTCGGGCTGGCCATTCGCGCGCGCCCCGTGCCGGACCGGATGTTTTTGGTCTCTGACGCGATGGCGACCGTCGGTGGCCCGGCCCATTTTAACCTTTACGGTCAAGACATCACGTTGAAAGACGGCCGCCTGATCAATGCAGAAGGCAGTCTGGCGGGGGCGCATGTCACGCAAGCTGAAGGCGTGAAGCGGCTGGTTGATCGCACCGGCACATCGTTGACCGAAGCGCTGCGGATGGCCACATCGGTCCCCGCTGAGTGCATTGGGCATCCTGACATTGGACGTCTGGACGGGCGTTTGGCCGAGGATCTGATCCTGTTGGATCACGACCTGTTGGTGACCACAGACCTTGCCACGCTTCTTAACGAACCTGACGGCGCGCTGGCCGCAGGGTAA
- a CDS encoding SIS domain-containing protein, translating to MSTALENWATWAEIHRQPEIWTAWGKALDVDGLRGWLGSLNHDEVWFCGAGTSAYIGDIIAAGVPGVRAVPSTDLVATPKSFLTGVKPLVVSFGRSGNSTESIGTLDALDALAPNAPRLHITCNKDGALATRPSQGPQKVIVLPDATHDAGFAMTSSFSTMLLTALALFDAPCDVAARMDVLAGQMSTLLPQLRGMPRPERAVYVGAGPLAFAAREAALKVMELSAGQIPALWDSTLGFRHGPKSFVTDGTAITVFTSPDAPTKNYDADLVAELRAQFPNARVTSVGPGGDVDVPMPFGATWAAPLCVALAQVTGVEWANALGLNVDDPFSGQGTLSRVVSGVKLYPVAS from the coding sequence ATGAGCACTGCACTGGAAAACTGGGCGACCTGGGCTGAAATCCACCGTCAGCCCGAGATCTGGACCGCGTGGGGCAAAGCACTGGACGTCGATGGATTGCGGGGTTGGTTGGGCAGTCTGAACCATGACGAGGTTTGGTTTTGCGGGGCGGGCACCTCGGCCTATATCGGTGACATCATCGCGGCGGGTGTGCCGGGGGTGCGTGCGGTGCCCAGCACGGATCTGGTGGCAACGCCAAAGTCGTTTTTAACGGGTGTAAAGCCGTTAGTGGTCAGCTTCGGTCGATCCGGCAACAGCACCGAAAGCATCGGCACATTGGACGCGCTGGATGCGCTGGCGCCCAACGCGCCGCGGTTGCATATTACCTGCAACAAGGATGGGGCTTTGGCGACGCGGCCGTCTCAAGGCCCGCAAAAAGTAATTGTATTGCCGGACGCCACGCATGATGCGGGATTTGCGATGACCAGCAGTTTTTCGACCATGCTTTTGACCGCGTTGGCGCTGTTTGATGCGCCGTGCGATGTGGCTGCGCGGATGGATGTTCTGGCGGGTCAGATGTCAACTCTGTTGCCTCAGTTGCGGGGCATGCCGCGTCCCGAACGCGCGGTCTATGTTGGCGCGGGTCCCTTGGCCTTTGCGGCGCGCGAGGCGGCGCTGAAGGTGATGGAATTGTCCGCCGGCCAGATCCCGGCCCTTTGGGACAGCACATTGGGGTTTCGCCATGGTCCGAAATCTTTCGTCACCGATGGCACAGCGATCACGGTGTTCACCAGTCCTGATGCGCCAACAAAAAACTATGACGCTGACCTTGTGGCCGAGCTTCGGGCGCAGTTTCCGAATGCGCGTGTCACCTCGGTCGGGCCGGGCGGCGATGTTGACGTCCCGATGCCTTTTGGCGCCACTTGGGCCGCGCCGCTTTGCGTCGCGCTGGCGCAGGTGACGGGGGTTGAATGGGCCAATGCGCTTGGGCTGAATGTGGATGATCCGTTTTCGGGGCAGGGCACGCTCAGCCGCGTTGTGTCCGGGGTGAAGCTCTATCCGGTGGCGTCATGA
- a CDS encoding class II D-tagatose-bisphosphate aldolase, non-catalytic subunit, which produces MDDTLRHIIARNRAGARAAIPSVCSAQPDVLRASLMQAQTLDRPLVVEATSNQVNQDGGYTGITPDGFIGYVHGIADAASVDRDRIIFGGDHLGPQAWRSMPADAAMDKARVLVRDYVKAGFRKIHLDCSEGCAGEPAQLDDGQTAARSADLARVCVDACEGDTAGLLFVVGTEVPPPGGARADEDEDIPPTDPAAAKATLAAHGDSFGDMSLMIGGLVVQPGVEFSPTDVQQMPLDRDPGLLTALDGWPGVCLEAHSTDYQHPAVFPRLAELGFAFQKIGPALTFAYRQALYALDQISATPGALQAVMEQVMTANPANWKGHYHGDDVALRHQRHFGLADRIRYYWPNPKAQAAVAAVRDGFHRPIPDADLQKVFSEDVLARAEVLSGDQVQRLIDAQIQLALDPYFFDEAA; this is translated from the coding sequence ATGGATGATACGCTTCGCCATATCATCGCCCGCAACCGGGCAGGCGCTCGGGCCGCGATCCCGTCTGTGTGCTCGGCGCAACCGGATGTGTTGCGGGCGTCTCTGATGCAGGCGCAGACCCTTGATCGCCCCTTGGTGGTCGAGGCGACCAGCAATCAGGTCAACCAGGATGGCGGCTATACCGGTATCACGCCGGATGGGTTCATCGGCTATGTCCATGGCATAGCGGATGCGGCCAGCGTGGATCGGGACCGCATTATCTTTGGCGGTGATCACCTTGGTCCGCAGGCATGGCGGTCAATGCCCGCAGACGCCGCGATGGACAAGGCCCGCGTGCTGGTGCGCGACTATGTCAAAGCCGGGTTTCGCAAGATCCATCTGGATTGCTCAGAAGGGTGCGCGGGTGAGCCTGCGCAACTGGATGATGGGCAAACAGCTGCACGGTCCGCTGATCTGGCACGCGTTTGTGTTGACGCCTGCGAGGGGGATACCGCTGGGTTGCTTTTTGTCGTTGGCACTGAAGTGCCGCCGCCGGGTGGCGCACGCGCGGACGAGGATGAGGATATCCCACCAACCGACCCGGCTGCGGCCAAGGCTACGCTGGCTGCGCATGGCGACAGCTTTGGCGATATGTCCCTGATGATCGGTGGTCTGGTCGTGCAACCGGGTGTGGAGTTCAGCCCCACCGACGTGCAACAAATGCCGCTGGACCGGGACCCCGGGCTGCTGACCGCGCTGGACGGCTGGCCCGGTGTCTGCCTTGAGGCGCATTCGACAGACTATCAGCACCCCGCCGTTTTCCCGCGTCTGGCGGAACTGGGGTTTGCCTTTCAGAAAATCGGACCCGCGCTGACCTTCGCCTATCGACAGGCGCTCTATGCGCTGGACCAGATCAGCGCCACACCCGGTGCGCTGCAGGCGGTGATGGAACAGGTGATGACCGCGAACCCCGCCAACTGGAAGGGGCATTATCACGGCGACGACGTGGCGCTTCGCCACCAGCGACATTTTGGGCTCGCAGATCGGATCCGGTATTACTGGCCCAACCCGAAAGCGCAGGCCGCAGTTGCCGCGGTGCGGGACGGGTTTCACCGCCCGATCCCGGACGCTGACCTGCAAAAAGTGTTCAGCGAAGACGTGCTTGCCCGAGCCGAGGTGCTGTCTGGCGATCAGGTGCAGCGACTAATAGACGCGCAAATACAACTTGCGCTCGACCCTTATTTCTTTGATGAGGCGGCATGA